Below is a genomic region from Limibacillus sp..
GATCGGTAGAGTTCAGGCAAGAGACGACACCCGGGCAAATACACTAAGAAAATGCTAAACTAAGTTTGGGAGGAAGCATCATGCGTTGCCCTTTCCAAGCTATGGCTATCATTTTTCTCTCTTTCAGTGCCGCGATCTGCAGTCCGGCTCCCTCACTCGCGGGCACGTTGGAAGAGGTTCAAAGTCGCGGCTACGTCCGATGCGCGATCGGCAATAGGCCGGTGGGCGATACGCGTATTGGAGAAACCGGCTACGAAGGCTTTTTCCCTGAATTCTGCCGAAATGTCGCCATTGCATTGTTCAACGACAGAAACGCCGTGCAGCTCTCGCCGATGCTTATCAGACATGGGCTCCAGAGCATCGCCCAAGGCGATGTCGATATCTATGTCTCCAATGTGACCTGGACGTTCTCACGCGACATGGAATTGGGACTGACACCAGCCGCGGTACTCTATTATGACGGTCAGGGGTTCATGTCCCACCTAGGAACCGTGAATGGGCCCCTTTCCGCGCATCAAGGGGCTCGAGTCTGCGTATCCCGCTCGACGACCACCATCGCAAATCTCCGAGACTACATTGCAATCCACGAGTTGGATTGGGAGGTGCTGGCCTTTGAGTCGTCGGAGGGTCGGAACGATGCTTTCTTCTCGCGGCAATGCGATCTGCTGACGACCGATGCCCTTGTTTTGGCTTCTCTGCGGGCCACAGCCGTCGATAACCCCGCAAACTATGTTCTTCATCGAGAGATCATCTCAAAAGAGCCTCTCGTCGCCTATGTGAAAGATGACGATATGGCTTGGGGAAACCTGGTCCGCTGGACGGTCAACGCAACTATTCTCGCTGAGGAGAAGGGCATCACCCAGGCCAACTATCATTCCTTCTTAACAAGCGAAGATCCCGCTGTACTACGGCTCTTGGGCGAGGAAGCCACTGGGGGTACGGAAAGCATTGGGCTCGATCCCTTATGGGCGAGGAACATCATCGCAAGCTCGGGCAACTACGGTGAGATCTTCGACCGATACCTCGGCAAAGATAGCGCAATAGGTGTGGTGCGTGGCGCCAACAAGCTGTGGAGTGATGGTGGATTGATGTTTAGCCCGCCATTCCGATGAACAGCGACCCTTTACCGGGAGCTGGACGATGGACTTGGAAGAGAAAATCCGCCTGAGCCAGCGCATTTCGACGCTGGTCTTGGCGATTCTCTTTTGTATTGCCGTCCTTGTTCTAGGCGGTTTGGCCGTCACTGCTTACCGGCTGGTGCAGATCCAAGAGAACCTGGGAGATCTGCGAAACGAAGCGCTGCCGCGTTTAATCAAGCTGTCACAATTGTCTCAAGACGCCGCAGCCACGATCGCAATCGCGCCGGCTCTGAGTAGCCAGCCAACTCGGTTCGAGTTTGAAACCCTGCTGTCCAGGATCAAAGATAAGCAGGCTTCTCAGGAGGCGCTTATCGCTGATCTTGCTCCCTTGCTGACGGACGAAGCGGCGGCGCAGGTGATCAAGAGAAACGGTCAAGCCTTAAGCGGCAATCTCACGTCGCTGACCGATGTGGTGAGTCACCAGATCGATATACGCAAGAGCCTTGAAGAGGATGTCGAGTTCTTAAGAGCAACGGCCAAATCATTGAACGCCGGCTCAGGGTCGGATCGCAGCTCCCTGCTGCTGAAATCTCTAGCGGCAAATGTCGCTCTCCTCAACGCGCTTCTGGATCCAAATGCGGCTCGGTTCTCCCAAAACTGGCGATCAGCAAAAGCGGAAATGGAGGCGGTTCAACGGTCTCTTGAAGCCGCGGTCGAGGCAACGGCGCCATCGATTGACAAGGACGAAGATCCGGCGCGTGAGCTTGTGAGTTTCTGGGCTGAGCAAGAGGCCCGGATGCTGGAAGACAAGCGGAACGAGCTCTCGAATGAGTTCAAGATCAAGGCGCTGGCTGAGGAGAACTCACTGATTGCTAATCGTTTGGTGATCAGCGCGAGCAATGAATTCAGCAGAGCGAGCGGGAAGCTTGAGGCTCAGATAGAGACCGTTGCATTCATCACGCGCATCACTCTTATCGTAATGGTTTTGGTCGCCGTCGCATTTGGCGCAGGCAACTATTCGGTTTGGCTGGCATTGCAGCACCGCGTCTTTAGAAGGCTGAACCAAATCCGCGACTCACTCCAGCGTTTTGCTCAGGACCGCAGCCCATCTGACGCCGATCAGCGACCTGATGAGATTGGAGGGATATCGAGGTCACTCATCCACTACATGGACGTGATCGCCGAGCGTGAGGCCGAACTGGCACAGAAGACGAAAGTCCTGGAGGGACTATCGAACCAACTTTCCAAGTACCTTTCCCCTCAAGTCTACAGCTCCATATTCTCGGGCAAGCAGGAGGTAAGGCTCACCAGCAAACGCAAGAAACTAACCATATTCTTCTCCGACATTGTTGGTTTCACCCAAATGGCCGACAGGCTCGAATCGGAAGAACTCAGCCAGCTTTTGAACCAATACCTGACCGCCATGTCGCAAATCGCCCTTGCGTATGGCGCGACCATCGACAAGTACGTCGGCGACGCCATCTTGGCTTTCTTCGGTGATCCAGAGTCCAGAGGCATAAAGGAAGACGCCGTAGCCTGTGTCACAATGGCGATAGCCATGCGCAAGAAGATGGACACTCTAGCCGATGACTGGCGGGAGGCCGGCATCGACAAGCCTCTCCAGGTACGCATCGGCATCACCACCGGATACTGCACCGTTGGAAACTTTGGCAGCGAAGATCGGCTCGACTACACGATCATTGGCGGCGCGGTGAACACCGCATCGCGCCTTCAAAGTCTGGCGCCTCCAAACGAGATCATCGTCTCCTATGAGACTTATGCCCTCGTGCGGGATGAAATCTGTTGCGTTGAGCATGGCGAGGTGGACGTGAAGGGAATCGCCTATCCGGTTGCGACCTACAAGGTCCTCGATACCCTAGAGGCCATCGAACGACAAACCCATCACTTCCTTGAGACACATCCCCATATGACGGTGGATTT
It encodes:
- a CDS encoding adenylate/guanylate cyclase domain-containing protein, with the translated sequence MDLEEKIRLSQRISTLVLAILFCIAVLVLGGLAVTAYRLVQIQENLGDLRNEALPRLIKLSQLSQDAAATIAIAPALSSQPTRFEFETLLSRIKDKQASQEALIADLAPLLTDEAAAQVIKRNGQALSGNLTSLTDVVSHQIDIRKSLEEDVEFLRATAKSLNAGSGSDRSSLLLKSLAANVALLNALLDPNAARFSQNWRSAKAEMEAVQRSLEAAVEATAPSIDKDEDPARELVSFWAEQEARMLEDKRNELSNEFKIKALAEENSLIANRLVISASNEFSRASGKLEAQIETVAFITRITLIVMVLVAVAFGAGNYSVWLALQHRVFRRLNQIRDSLQRFAQDRSPSDADQRPDEIGGISRSLIHYMDVIAEREAELAQKTKVLEGLSNQLSKYLSPQVYSSIFSGKQEVRLTSKRKKLTIFFSDIVGFTQMADRLESEELSQLLNQYLTAMSQIALAYGATIDKYVGDAILAFFGDPESRGIKEDAVACVTMAIAMRKKMDTLADDWREAGIDKPLQVRIGITTGYCTVGNFGSEDRLDYTIIGGAVNTASRLQSLAPPNEIIVSYETYALVRDEICCVEHGEVDVKGIAYPVATYKVLDTLEAIERQTHHFLETHPHMTVDFDLNRMNSDELDRAQKTLEDALRVLTSWKADQTGD
- a CDS encoding transporter substrate-binding domain-containing protein; protein product: MRCPFQAMAIIFLSFSAAICSPAPSLAGTLEEVQSRGYVRCAIGNRPVGDTRIGETGYEGFFPEFCRNVAIALFNDRNAVQLSPMLIRHGLQSIAQGDVDIYVSNVTWTFSRDMELGLTPAAVLYYDGQGFMSHLGTVNGPLSAHQGARVCVSRSTTTIANLRDYIAIHELDWEVLAFESSEGRNDAFFSRQCDLLTTDALVLASLRATAVDNPANYVLHREIISKEPLVAYVKDDDMAWGNLVRWTVNATILAEEKGITQANYHSFLTSEDPAVLRLLGEEATGGTESIGLDPLWARNIIASSGNYGEIFDRYLGKDSAIGVVRGANKLWSDGGLMFSPPFR